A part of Synchiropus splendidus isolate RoL2022-P1 chromosome 19, RoL_Sspl_1.0, whole genome shotgun sequence genomic DNA contains:
- the LOC128751037 gene encoding oxysterol-binding protein-related protein 7-like isoform X2, with translation MQRFPHHFLPMDPQVCPPPLASSQSHTSGLDKSPCSTYKQSHSRNSSTGSSKQSKQSRNWEVMEDLTNLEQLSALGSTMDLSIPGICEGYLMKRRKYPLKGWHKRYFLLEKGILKYSKTQQDIQRGKLHGSLDVSLAVMSINRKAKRIDLDAGDNLYHLMAKSHDLFYIWLTKLCAHRVYRKNEAMSVQRGVLHALSMGHNTLPVMSRLAHQNTLPQYASSASVCHTEMGSPLVTSYPPVSNKVSAWLQQTHDIDAASNDLAQCQAELTELAQLIQRLQWLEGGFPITNTDLEMRISMQNLFLEKPKKKSKGIGHSRTLSRVEAMGGVFTSSHLSTNSKSVQSIPDHVYSQLSNPQVTSPEAKKIHQDICVVSQRVHDSLKSIHEVLMLERERLQQAWTSPDLKQNASQQLATLCSTLSEFDIQSHHTKVHSLSLSSDSTEGSFCTVRADQRTPSMSRHSQRPPSVADSMAEYFDASEVIVCDSSSEAEASDESGLSDITTTSTSEPEEGHASATLKYRASLNAAHDKPRPALPDTGRRTALPAPGTDNSHIGIMSILYNNIGKDLSRVSMPVALNEPLSLLQRLSEELEYTELLDMANHIDDPYERMVYVAAFSISGYAWASWRFRYKPFNPVLGETYESHREDRGFRYVSEQVSHHPPISACHAESENFTFWQDQRWKNKFWGKSVEIISSGPVNVSLPRYGDHYEWNKAVTCIHNVLSQQRWLEHYGEVVIKNTKSDVCTCKITFVKSRYWSSDNSKNEVQGVVLDQAGEVVHRFGGLWHEGIFCDTLPTPKCIWKPNVQPDDHAQFYGFSRYARELNELTPELKKVLPPTDTRYRPDQRLLEEGKVAEADKRKDQVEEKQRERRKEMAKQGEEHTPRFFRRLLDESGREVWLYNGTYWDIRSDPGFAHTENLDLW, from the exons ATGCAACGCTTTCCTCACCACTTTCTGCCAATGGACCCTCAAGTGTGTCCGCCTCCCCTGGCCAGCAGCCAGTCGCACACCTCTGGCCTGGACAAATCCCCGTGCAGTACTTACAAACAGAGCCATTCACGCAATAGCAGCACTGGATCCTCAAAGCAATCGAAGCAG TCTCGCAACTGGGAAGTGATGGAGGACCTGACTAATCTGGAACAGCTTTCAGCTCTGGGTTCAACTATGGACTTAAGTATTCCTGGGATCTGCGAGGGCTACTTGATGAAAAGGAGGAAATACCCATTGAAAGGCTGGCACAAG agatacttcCTGCTGGAGAAAGGAATCCTGAAATACTCAAAGACACAACAAGAT ATACAAAGAGGAAAGTTGCATGGCTCTTTAGATGTCAGCCTGGCTGTTATGTCCATCAACAGGAAGGCCAAGCGTATTGACCTCGATGCTGGGGACAACCTTTACCACCTCATG GCAAAGAGCCATGATCTCTTCTATATCTGGTTGACAAAGCTGTGTGCTCATCGTGTTTATCGGAAAAACGAGGCAATGAGTGTGCAGCGTGGTGTCTTGCATGCTCTCTCCATGGGTCACAATACTCTGCCTGTCATGTCCCGCCTAGCGCACCAGAACACG TTACCCCAGTATGCAAGTTCAGCGTCAGTGTGCCACACCGAGATGGGAAGCCCACTTGTGACCTCGTACCCACCTGTATCCAACAAAGTGTCTGCCTGGTTGCAACAGACTCACGACATTGATGCGGCATCCAACG ACTTGGCCCAATGTCAGGCGGAGCTCACAGAACTTGCCCAGCTCATTCAGAGACTCCAGTGGCTGGAAGGAGGCTTCCCCATCACTAACACAGACTTGGAGATGCGAATCAGCATGCAG AATTTATTCCTTGAAAAGCCGAAAAAGAAGTCAAAAGGCATTGGCCACTCCAGGACTCTGTCACGTGTTGAAGCCATGGGTGGAGTT TTCACCTCTAGCCACCTGAGTACCAACAGCAAGTCTGTTCAGTCCATCCCTGACCATGTCTACTCCCAGCTGTCCAACCCCCAGGTGACTTCACCTGAAGCCAAGAAGATTCACCAGGACATCTGCGTTGTGTCCCAGAGAG TTCATGACTCCTTGAAGTCCATCCATGAGGTACTGATGTTGGAGCGGGAGCGATTGCAGCAGGCGTGGACCAGCCCCGACCTGAAGCAGAATGCTTCCCAGCAGCTGGCTACCCTGTGCAGCACACTGTCTGAG TTTGATATACAGTCTCACCATACGAAAGTCCATTCACTTTCCCTGTCCTCTGACTCTACTGAGGGATCCTTCTGCACAGTACGTGCAGACCAG AGAACACCGTCAATGAGCCGCCATAGCCAGCGCCCGCCCTCTGTGGCAGACTCCATGGCGGAATACTTCGATGCAAGCGAGGTGATAGTGTGCGACAGCTCGTCGGAGGCAGAGGCTTCTGACGAGTCTGGCCTGAGTGACATCACCACCACGAGCACTTCGGAGCCTGAAGAAGGACATG CCAGCGCCACCCTGAAATACCGGGCGAGTCTGAATGCAGCTCATGACAAGCCTCGTCCGGCTCTTCCTGACACTG GTCGCCGTACAGCCCTCCCTGCTCCAGGAACCGACAACAGCCACATTGGCATCATGTCCATCCTGTACAATAACATTGGCAAggacctgtccagagtgtccaTGCCTGTTGCTCTCAATGAGCCACTGTCCTTGCTGCAGCGGCTGAGTGAAGAGCTAGAGTACACAGAGCTGCTGGACATGGCGAATCACATTGACGATCCTTATGAGAGGATG gTTTATGTTGCGGCATTCTCCATCTCTGGATATGCGTGGGCGTCCTGGAGGTTCCGCTACAAACCCTTCAACCCTGTTCTGGGAGAGACGTACGAGAGTCACAGAGAGGACCGTGGCTTCCGTTACGTCAGTGAACAG GTCAGCCACCATCCTCCTATTTCTGCCTGCCATGCTGAGTCTGAAAACTTTACTTTCTGGCAAG ATCAGAGATGGAAGAACAAATTTTGGGGAAAATCTGTGGAGATCATCTCCAGTGGCCCAGTCAATGTCAGCCTGCCCAG GTATGGCGATCACTATGAGTGGAACAAGGCCGTGACGTGCATTCACAacgtgctgagtcagcagcgtTGGTTAGAGCACTACGGTGAGGTTGTCATTAAAAACACCAAGAGCGACGTCTGCACTTGCAAGATCACTTTTGTCAAG TCCCGGTATTGGAGCTCTGATAACAGCAAAAATGAGGTCCAGGGTGTGGTTCTGGACCAGGCTGGAGAAGTAGTTCATCGCTTTGGAGGGCTCTGGCACGAAGGGATCTTCTGTGACACACTGCCGACACCCAAGTGCATCTGGAAGCCCA ACGTGCAGCCAGATGACCACGCTCAGTTCTACGGTTTCTCCCGTTACGCCAGAGAGCTCAATGAACTGACACCGGAGCTGAAAAAGGTCCTGCCTCCCACAGACACTCGCTACAGACCTGACCAGCG gctgctggaggagggTAAAGTGGCAGAAGCTGACAAGAGGAAGGACCAAGTGGAAGAGAAGCAACgcgagaggaggaaggagatggCCAAGCAAGGAGAGGAACACACCCCCAGGTTCTTCAG GAGATTGCTGGACGAATCGGGAAGGGAAGTCTGGTTGTACAATGGAACTTACTGGGACATCCGCTCGGACCCAGGCTTTGCCCACACTGAAAACCTGGACCTGTGGTAG
- the LOC128751037 gene encoding oxysterol-binding protein-related protein 7-like isoform X1, whose protein sequence is MQRFPHHFLPMDPQVCPPPLASSQSHTSGLDKSPCSTYKQSHSRNSSTGSSKQSKQSRNWEVMEDLTNLEQLSALGSTMDLSIPGICEGYLMKRRKYPLKGWHKRYFLLEKGILKYSKTQQDIQRGKLHGSLDVSLAVMSINRKAKRIDLDAGDNLYHLMAKSHDLFYIWLTKLCAHRVYRKNEAMSVQRGVLHALSMGHNTLPVMSRLAHQNTVSPSAFIQMMLSCGVCVTRHAAISQLPQYASSASVCHTEMGSPLVTSYPPVSNKVSAWLQQTHDIDAASNDLAQCQAELTELAQLIQRLQWLEGGFPITNTDLEMRISMQNLFLEKPKKKSKGIGHSRTLSRVEAMGGVFTSSHLSTNSKSVQSIPDHVYSQLSNPQVTSPEAKKIHQDICVVSQRVHDSLKSIHEVLMLERERLQQAWTSPDLKQNASQQLATLCSTLSEFDIQSHHTKVHSLSLSSDSTEGSFCTVRADQRTPSMSRHSQRPPSVADSMAEYFDASEVIVCDSSSEAEASDESGLSDITTTSTSEPEEGHASATLKYRASLNAAHDKPRPALPDTGRRTALPAPGTDNSHIGIMSILYNNIGKDLSRVSMPVALNEPLSLLQRLSEELEYTELLDMANHIDDPYERMVYVAAFSISGYAWASWRFRYKPFNPVLGETYESHREDRGFRYVSEQVSHHPPISACHAESENFTFWQDQRWKNKFWGKSVEIISSGPVNVSLPRYGDHYEWNKAVTCIHNVLSQQRWLEHYGEVVIKNTKSDVCTCKITFVKSRYWSSDNSKNEVQGVVLDQAGEVVHRFGGLWHEGIFCDTLPTPKCIWKPNVQPDDHAQFYGFSRYARELNELTPELKKVLPPTDTRYRPDQRLLEEGKVAEADKRKDQVEEKQRERRKEMAKQGEEHTPRFFRRLLDESGREVWLYNGTYWDIRSDPGFAHTENLDLW, encoded by the exons ATGCAACGCTTTCCTCACCACTTTCTGCCAATGGACCCTCAAGTGTGTCCGCCTCCCCTGGCCAGCAGCCAGTCGCACACCTCTGGCCTGGACAAATCCCCGTGCAGTACTTACAAACAGAGCCATTCACGCAATAGCAGCACTGGATCCTCAAAGCAATCGAAGCAG TCTCGCAACTGGGAAGTGATGGAGGACCTGACTAATCTGGAACAGCTTTCAGCTCTGGGTTCAACTATGGACTTAAGTATTCCTGGGATCTGCGAGGGCTACTTGATGAAAAGGAGGAAATACCCATTGAAAGGCTGGCACAAG agatacttcCTGCTGGAGAAAGGAATCCTGAAATACTCAAAGACACAACAAGAT ATACAAAGAGGAAAGTTGCATGGCTCTTTAGATGTCAGCCTGGCTGTTATGTCCATCAACAGGAAGGCCAAGCGTATTGACCTCGATGCTGGGGACAACCTTTACCACCTCATG GCAAAGAGCCATGATCTCTTCTATATCTGGTTGACAAAGCTGTGTGCTCATCGTGTTTATCGGAAAAACGAGGCAATGAGTGTGCAGCGTGGTGTCTTGCATGCTCTCTCCATGGGTCACAATACTCTGCCTGTCATGTCCCGCCTAGCGCACCAGAACACGGTCAGTCCTAGCGCCTTTATTCAAATGATGCTGTCCTGTGGTGTATGTGTGACCCGTCATGCTGCAATTTCCCAGTTACCCCAGTATGCAAGTTCAGCGTCAGTGTGCCACACCGAGATGGGAAGCCCACTTGTGACCTCGTACCCACCTGTATCCAACAAAGTGTCTGCCTGGTTGCAACAGACTCACGACATTGATGCGGCATCCAACG ACTTGGCCCAATGTCAGGCGGAGCTCACAGAACTTGCCCAGCTCATTCAGAGACTCCAGTGGCTGGAAGGAGGCTTCCCCATCACTAACACAGACTTGGAGATGCGAATCAGCATGCAG AATTTATTCCTTGAAAAGCCGAAAAAGAAGTCAAAAGGCATTGGCCACTCCAGGACTCTGTCACGTGTTGAAGCCATGGGTGGAGTT TTCACCTCTAGCCACCTGAGTACCAACAGCAAGTCTGTTCAGTCCATCCCTGACCATGTCTACTCCCAGCTGTCCAACCCCCAGGTGACTTCACCTGAAGCCAAGAAGATTCACCAGGACATCTGCGTTGTGTCCCAGAGAG TTCATGACTCCTTGAAGTCCATCCATGAGGTACTGATGTTGGAGCGGGAGCGATTGCAGCAGGCGTGGACCAGCCCCGACCTGAAGCAGAATGCTTCCCAGCAGCTGGCTACCCTGTGCAGCACACTGTCTGAG TTTGATATACAGTCTCACCATACGAAAGTCCATTCACTTTCCCTGTCCTCTGACTCTACTGAGGGATCCTTCTGCACAGTACGTGCAGACCAG AGAACACCGTCAATGAGCCGCCATAGCCAGCGCCCGCCCTCTGTGGCAGACTCCATGGCGGAATACTTCGATGCAAGCGAGGTGATAGTGTGCGACAGCTCGTCGGAGGCAGAGGCTTCTGACGAGTCTGGCCTGAGTGACATCACCACCACGAGCACTTCGGAGCCTGAAGAAGGACATG CCAGCGCCACCCTGAAATACCGGGCGAGTCTGAATGCAGCTCATGACAAGCCTCGTCCGGCTCTTCCTGACACTG GTCGCCGTACAGCCCTCCCTGCTCCAGGAACCGACAACAGCCACATTGGCATCATGTCCATCCTGTACAATAACATTGGCAAggacctgtccagagtgtccaTGCCTGTTGCTCTCAATGAGCCACTGTCCTTGCTGCAGCGGCTGAGTGAAGAGCTAGAGTACACAGAGCTGCTGGACATGGCGAATCACATTGACGATCCTTATGAGAGGATG gTTTATGTTGCGGCATTCTCCATCTCTGGATATGCGTGGGCGTCCTGGAGGTTCCGCTACAAACCCTTCAACCCTGTTCTGGGAGAGACGTACGAGAGTCACAGAGAGGACCGTGGCTTCCGTTACGTCAGTGAACAG GTCAGCCACCATCCTCCTATTTCTGCCTGCCATGCTGAGTCTGAAAACTTTACTTTCTGGCAAG ATCAGAGATGGAAGAACAAATTTTGGGGAAAATCTGTGGAGATCATCTCCAGTGGCCCAGTCAATGTCAGCCTGCCCAG GTATGGCGATCACTATGAGTGGAACAAGGCCGTGACGTGCATTCACAacgtgctgagtcagcagcgtTGGTTAGAGCACTACGGTGAGGTTGTCATTAAAAACACCAAGAGCGACGTCTGCACTTGCAAGATCACTTTTGTCAAG TCCCGGTATTGGAGCTCTGATAACAGCAAAAATGAGGTCCAGGGTGTGGTTCTGGACCAGGCTGGAGAAGTAGTTCATCGCTTTGGAGGGCTCTGGCACGAAGGGATCTTCTGTGACACACTGCCGACACCCAAGTGCATCTGGAAGCCCA ACGTGCAGCCAGATGACCACGCTCAGTTCTACGGTTTCTCCCGTTACGCCAGAGAGCTCAATGAACTGACACCGGAGCTGAAAAAGGTCCTGCCTCCCACAGACACTCGCTACAGACCTGACCAGCG gctgctggaggagggTAAAGTGGCAGAAGCTGACAAGAGGAAGGACCAAGTGGAAGAGAAGCAACgcgagaggaggaaggagatggCCAAGCAAGGAGAGGAACACACCCCCAGGTTCTTCAG GAGATTGCTGGACGAATCGGGAAGGGAAGTCTGGTTGTACAATGGAACTTACTGGGACATCCGCTCGGACCCAGGCTTTGCCCACACTGAAAACCTGGACCTGTGGTAG
- the LOC128751037 gene encoding oxysterol-binding protein-related protein 7-like isoform X3 encodes MQRFPHHFLPMDPQVCPPPLASSQSHTSGLDKSPCSTYKQSHSRNSSTGSSKQSKQSRNWEVMEDLTNLEQLSALGSTMDLSIPGICEGYLMKRRKYPLKGWHKRYFLLEKGILKYSKTQQDIQRGKLHGSLDVSLAVMSINRKAKRIDLDAGDNLYHLMAKSHDLFYIWLTKLCAHRVYRKNEAMSVQRGVLHALSMGHNTLPVMSRLAHQNTVSPSAFIQMMLSCGVCVTRHAAISQLPQYASSASVCHTEMGSPLVTSYPPVSNKVSAWLQQTHDIDAASNDLAQCQAELTELAQLIQRLQWLEGGFPITNTDLEMRISMQNLFLEKPKKKSKGIGHSRTLSRVEAMGGVFTSSHLSTNSKSVQSIPDHVYSQLSNPQVTSPEAKKIHQDICVVSQRVHDSLKSIHEVLMLERERLQQAWTSPDLKQNASQQLATLCSTLSERTPSMSRHSQRPPSVADSMAEYFDASEVIVCDSSSEAEASDESGLSDITTTSTSEPEEGHASATLKYRASLNAAHDKPRPALPDTGRRTALPAPGTDNSHIGIMSILYNNIGKDLSRVSMPVALNEPLSLLQRLSEELEYTELLDMANHIDDPYERMVYVAAFSISGYAWASWRFRYKPFNPVLGETYESHREDRGFRYVSEQVSHHPPISACHAESENFTFWQDQRWKNKFWGKSVEIISSGPVNVSLPRYGDHYEWNKAVTCIHNVLSQQRWLEHYGEVVIKNTKSDVCTCKITFVKSRYWSSDNSKNEVQGVVLDQAGEVVHRFGGLWHEGIFCDTLPTPKCIWKPNVQPDDHAQFYGFSRYARELNELTPELKKVLPPTDTRYRPDQRLLEEGKVAEADKRKDQVEEKQRERRKEMAKQGEEHTPRFFRRLLDESGREVWLYNGTYWDIRSDPGFAHTENLDLW; translated from the exons ATGCAACGCTTTCCTCACCACTTTCTGCCAATGGACCCTCAAGTGTGTCCGCCTCCCCTGGCCAGCAGCCAGTCGCACACCTCTGGCCTGGACAAATCCCCGTGCAGTACTTACAAACAGAGCCATTCACGCAATAGCAGCACTGGATCCTCAAAGCAATCGAAGCAG TCTCGCAACTGGGAAGTGATGGAGGACCTGACTAATCTGGAACAGCTTTCAGCTCTGGGTTCAACTATGGACTTAAGTATTCCTGGGATCTGCGAGGGCTACTTGATGAAAAGGAGGAAATACCCATTGAAAGGCTGGCACAAG agatacttcCTGCTGGAGAAAGGAATCCTGAAATACTCAAAGACACAACAAGAT ATACAAAGAGGAAAGTTGCATGGCTCTTTAGATGTCAGCCTGGCTGTTATGTCCATCAACAGGAAGGCCAAGCGTATTGACCTCGATGCTGGGGACAACCTTTACCACCTCATG GCAAAGAGCCATGATCTCTTCTATATCTGGTTGACAAAGCTGTGTGCTCATCGTGTTTATCGGAAAAACGAGGCAATGAGTGTGCAGCGTGGTGTCTTGCATGCTCTCTCCATGGGTCACAATACTCTGCCTGTCATGTCCCGCCTAGCGCACCAGAACACGGTCAGTCCTAGCGCCTTTATTCAAATGATGCTGTCCTGTGGTGTATGTGTGACCCGTCATGCTGCAATTTCCCAGTTACCCCAGTATGCAAGTTCAGCGTCAGTGTGCCACACCGAGATGGGAAGCCCACTTGTGACCTCGTACCCACCTGTATCCAACAAAGTGTCTGCCTGGTTGCAACAGACTCACGACATTGATGCGGCATCCAACG ACTTGGCCCAATGTCAGGCGGAGCTCACAGAACTTGCCCAGCTCATTCAGAGACTCCAGTGGCTGGAAGGAGGCTTCCCCATCACTAACACAGACTTGGAGATGCGAATCAGCATGCAG AATTTATTCCTTGAAAAGCCGAAAAAGAAGTCAAAAGGCATTGGCCACTCCAGGACTCTGTCACGTGTTGAAGCCATGGGTGGAGTT TTCACCTCTAGCCACCTGAGTACCAACAGCAAGTCTGTTCAGTCCATCCCTGACCATGTCTACTCCCAGCTGTCCAACCCCCAGGTGACTTCACCTGAAGCCAAGAAGATTCACCAGGACATCTGCGTTGTGTCCCAGAGAG TTCATGACTCCTTGAAGTCCATCCATGAGGTACTGATGTTGGAGCGGGAGCGATTGCAGCAGGCGTGGACCAGCCCCGACCTGAAGCAGAATGCTTCCCAGCAGCTGGCTACCCTGTGCAGCACACTGTCTGAG AGAACACCGTCAATGAGCCGCCATAGCCAGCGCCCGCCCTCTGTGGCAGACTCCATGGCGGAATACTTCGATGCAAGCGAGGTGATAGTGTGCGACAGCTCGTCGGAGGCAGAGGCTTCTGACGAGTCTGGCCTGAGTGACATCACCACCACGAGCACTTCGGAGCCTGAAGAAGGACATG CCAGCGCCACCCTGAAATACCGGGCGAGTCTGAATGCAGCTCATGACAAGCCTCGTCCGGCTCTTCCTGACACTG GTCGCCGTACAGCCCTCCCTGCTCCAGGAACCGACAACAGCCACATTGGCATCATGTCCATCCTGTACAATAACATTGGCAAggacctgtccagagtgtccaTGCCTGTTGCTCTCAATGAGCCACTGTCCTTGCTGCAGCGGCTGAGTGAAGAGCTAGAGTACACAGAGCTGCTGGACATGGCGAATCACATTGACGATCCTTATGAGAGGATG gTTTATGTTGCGGCATTCTCCATCTCTGGATATGCGTGGGCGTCCTGGAGGTTCCGCTACAAACCCTTCAACCCTGTTCTGGGAGAGACGTACGAGAGTCACAGAGAGGACCGTGGCTTCCGTTACGTCAGTGAACAG GTCAGCCACCATCCTCCTATTTCTGCCTGCCATGCTGAGTCTGAAAACTTTACTTTCTGGCAAG ATCAGAGATGGAAGAACAAATTTTGGGGAAAATCTGTGGAGATCATCTCCAGTGGCCCAGTCAATGTCAGCCTGCCCAG GTATGGCGATCACTATGAGTGGAACAAGGCCGTGACGTGCATTCACAacgtgctgagtcagcagcgtTGGTTAGAGCACTACGGTGAGGTTGTCATTAAAAACACCAAGAGCGACGTCTGCACTTGCAAGATCACTTTTGTCAAG TCCCGGTATTGGAGCTCTGATAACAGCAAAAATGAGGTCCAGGGTGTGGTTCTGGACCAGGCTGGAGAAGTAGTTCATCGCTTTGGAGGGCTCTGGCACGAAGGGATCTTCTGTGACACACTGCCGACACCCAAGTGCATCTGGAAGCCCA ACGTGCAGCCAGATGACCACGCTCAGTTCTACGGTTTCTCCCGTTACGCCAGAGAGCTCAATGAACTGACACCGGAGCTGAAAAAGGTCCTGCCTCCCACAGACACTCGCTACAGACCTGACCAGCG gctgctggaggagggTAAAGTGGCAGAAGCTGACAAGAGGAAGGACCAAGTGGAAGAGAAGCAACgcgagaggaggaaggagatggCCAAGCAAGGAGAGGAACACACCCCCAGGTTCTTCAG GAGATTGCTGGACGAATCGGGAAGGGAAGTCTGGTTGTACAATGGAACTTACTGGGACATCCGCTCGGACCCAGGCTTTGCCCACACTGAAAACCTGGACCTGTGGTAG